A part of Liolophura sinensis isolate JHLJ2023 chromosome 1, CUHK_Ljap_v2, whole genome shotgun sequence genomic DNA contains:
- the LOC135475873 gene encoding neuropeptide CCHamide-1 receptor-like gives MTLDAEGNSSVTLDFTSGDQSDVSQDVASNLTEPPGDAPLAFQPMVAAYVVPVLFGIIFVVGVVGNGTLIFAVIRNKKMRNVPNIYILSLAIGDLLLILTSVPISATLYSFTIWPFGEPFCQFNHFMQTLSLGVSVFTLTALSGDRYTVIVNPMSKHTGNPTFRTFAVAIGIWVISAILAIPDLLSSEVYRHQEKNNTRAPFIPICDLYRKDWPIWYPKFHVMFRFCVYFAIPVVIIGFFYVMMAHMLLLSGNTIPGDGDMKQHKQRQIEAREKVAKVVLSFVVIFVICWFPRHIYLIWYHYDPSGFNTFWHVFKITAYCFCFINSCVNPMALYFLSRQFRRLYNNYLFCLCIQDQYSRMDQSTMHKFSSTVRRTSTSMTIVQSQSMC, from the coding sequence ATGACTTTGGATGCGGAGGGAAACAGTTCTGTTACTTTGGACTTTACCAGTGGAGACCAGAGTGATGTGTCGCAAGATGTCGCAAGTAATCTAACGGAACCTCCCGGAGATGCTCCTCTCGCCTTCCAGCCTATGGTCGCGGCCTATGTCGTCCCAGTCCTGTTCGGAATCATATTTGTTGTCGGTGTGGTAGGTAATGGGACATTAATATTTGCAGTGATTCGTAATAAGAAAATGCGAAATGTgccaaatatttacattttatctcTGGCTATCGGCGATCTGCTACTCATTTTGACATCTGTACCcatttcggctacactgtacagttTTACAATATGGCCTTTTGGAGAGCCGTTTTGTCAGTTTAACCACTTCATGCAGACTCTTTCTCTGGGGGTATCCGTGTTTACCTTGACAGCCTTGAGTGGTGATCGCTACACAGTTATTGTTAACCCCATGAGTAAGCACACTGGCAACCCCACCTTCAGAACGTTTGCTGTGGCCATTGGGATATGGGTAATTTCAGCTATTCTCGCCATACCGGACCTGTTGTCATCGGAAGTGTACAGACACCAAGAGAAAAACAATACAAGGGCGCCGTTTATTCCAATTTGTGACCTATACCGAAAAGACTGGCCGATTTGGTATCCTAAATTCCACGTCATGTTCcgattttgtgtgtatttcgCCATACCTGTGGTTATCATTGGATTCTTCTACGTGATGATGGCACACATGTTGCTACTTAGCGGGAACACCATTCCTGGAGATGGTGATATGAAACAGCACAAGCAGAGACAGATTGAAGCCAGGGAAAAGGTGGCCAAGGTTGTTCTATCATTTGTGGTCATATTCGTCATATGTTGGTTTCCTCGACATATCTACCTTATCTGGTATCACTACGACCCATCTGGCTTTAATACATTTTGGCATGTTTTTAAGATAACTGCTTACTGTTTCTGCTTCATCAATTCATGTGTTAACCCCATGGCTTTGTATTTTCTAAGCCGACAATTCCGACGTCTCTATAACAACTACCTGTTTTGTCTGTGCATACAAGATCAGTACTCGAGGATGGACCAGTCTACCATGCACAAGTTCAGCAGCACTGTACGAAGAACCAGTACCAGTATGACTATAGTTCAGTCCCAGTCCATGTGCTGA